The following are encoded in a window of Gammaproteobacteria bacterium genomic DNA:
- the flgG gene encoding flagellar basal-body rod protein FlgG: MNKAMWVAMTGLEAQQTRMSVISNNLANVNTMGFKRDRAVFEDLLYQTVRQPGAQSSQDTQLPSGMMLGTGVRTVATEKMHTQGNIVQTSNSLDVAVQGRGFLQVLLPDGTQAYTRDGAFQIDSTGQLVTASGNLIQPSITIPENAQSVTIGSDGVVSVQVQGQAAPTQVGTLQLADFINPTGLQPIGQNLYLETASSGSPSTGNPGLNGLGTVVQGALETSNVNTVEELVNMIEAQRAYEMNSKAISTADRMLQFVTNNL, translated from the coding sequence ATGAACAAGGCAATGTGGGTGGCCATGACCGGCCTGGAGGCGCAGCAGACGCGCATGAGCGTCATCTCCAACAACCTCGCCAACGTCAACACCATGGGCTTCAAGCGCGACCGCGCGGTGTTCGAGGATCTGCTCTATCAGACGGTACGCCAGCCCGGCGCACAATCCTCGCAGGACACCCAGCTGCCGTCGGGCATGATGCTCGGCACCGGCGTGCGCACGGTCGCCACCGAGAAGATGCACACCCAGGGCAACATCGTGCAGACCAGCAACAGCCTGGACGTGGCGGTGCAGGGGCGCGGCTTTCTGCAGGTGCTGCTGCCCGACGGTACCCAGGCCTACACGCGCGACGGCGCCTTCCAGATCGACTCCACGGGTCAGCTGGTGACTGCCTCCGGAAATCTGATCCAGCCCTCGATCACCATTCCGGAGAATGCCCAGAGCGTCACCATCGGCTCCGACGGTGTGGTGTCGGTGCAGGTCCAGGGTCAGGCGGCGCCGACCCAGGTCGGCACCTTGCAGCTCGCCGATTTCATCAACCCGACCGGCCTGCAGCCGATCGGCCAGAATCTCTACCTCGAGACCGCCTCCAGTGGCTCGCCATCCACCGGCAACCCGGGCCTGAACGGGCTGGGTACGGTGGTGCAGGGGGCGCTTGAGACCTCCAACGTCAATACGGTGGAGGAACTGGTGAACATGATCGAGGCCCAGCGTGCCTACGAGATGAACTCCAAGGCCATCTCCACCGCGGACCGCATGCTGCAGTTCGTCACCAACAACCTGTGA
- the flgH gene encoding flagellar basal body L-ring protein FlgH yields MTLGCGTNIVGCVGAATHRIDNTTVCQAAPRRTLRALFILATLLMLLSGCATVQRSPADSYRPAYPPVAAPAPQNSGAIYQAAYNMPLFEDIKARRIGDTLTIVLQERTQASKDAKTETSKENDVRVDNPTLLGAPLKFDTPLLPHGSNRSSDLGTSLSSSKEFSGEGSSSQGNSLTGNITVTIADVLPNGNLVVRGEKWLTLNQGDEYIQISGIVRPFDIKTDNTVLSSQVADARITYSGKGTLADSNRMGWLARFFNSPVWPF; encoded by the coding sequence ATGACACTCGGCTGCGGCACAAACATCGTAGGGTGCGTCGGCGCAGCGACGCACCGGATAGACAACACCACGGTGTGTCAGGCTGCGCCTCGACGCACCCTACGCGCACTGTTCATCCTGGCCACACTGCTCATGCTGCTCTCCGGCTGCGCGACGGTGCAGCGCTCGCCGGCGGACAGTTATCGACCGGCCTACCCGCCGGTAGCCGCGCCGGCCCCGCAGAACAGCGGTGCCATCTATCAGGCGGCCTACAACATGCCGCTGTTCGAGGACATCAAGGCACGCCGCATCGGCGACACGCTGACCATCGTGCTGCAGGAGCGCACCCAGGCGAGTAAGGACGCCAAGACCGAGACCTCCAAGGAGAACGACGTGCGTGTGGACAACCCAACTTTGCTGGGTGCGCCACTCAAGTTTGATACGCCCTTGCTGCCACACGGCAGCAATCGCTCCAGCGATCTCGGCACCAGTCTGTCGTCGAGCAAGGAATTCTCCGGCGAGGGCAGCAGCAGCCAGGGCAACAGTCTGACCGGCAACATCACCGTCACCATCGCCGATGTGCTACCCAACGGCAATCTGGTGGTGCGCGGCGAGAAGTGGCTGACACTCAATCAGGGAGACGAATACATCCAGATCTCCGGCATTGTGCGGCCGTTCGACATCAAGACGGACAATACCGTGCTGTCCAGTCAGGTTGCGGATGCGCGCATCACCTATAGCGGCAAGGGCACGTTGGCGGACTCGAATCGGATGGGTTGGCTGGCGCGCTTCTTCAACAGCCCGGTATGGCCGTTCTGA